The Oscillospiraceae bacterium genome has a segment encoding these proteins:
- a CDS encoding carboxymuconolactone decarboxylase family protein encodes MSLQSTDPEYTQRLGAFLEEVRNEPDSMLEPTTRWLAILATLTGNGSVDAYKEALPQALQEGLDPVAVKEMVYQATDYLGYGRALPFLHATNDALTAAGIALPLPGQATTTMNDRLEKGIAAQVKIFGEHMNEAWKAGTVNRYLAANCFGDYYTRTGLDLAQREMITFCFLSAQGGCEPQLIAHAKGNMNMGNDAAFLTKVVLQCLPYIGYPRSLNAMGCIAKAAKQ; translated from the coding sequence ATGAGTTTGCAAAGCACAGACCCGGAATACACCCAGCGACTGGGCGCATTTCTTGAAGAAGTAAGAAACGAACCGGACAGCATGCTGGAGCCCACCACCCGCTGGCTGGCGATTCTGGCCACTCTCACCGGCAACGGCAGTGTAGACGCCTACAAAGAGGCACTGCCCCAAGCGCTGCAAGAGGGGCTTGACCCGGTGGCAGTCAAAGAGATGGTGTACCAGGCCACCGATTACCTGGGCTATGGCCGTGCGCTGCCGTTTCTGCACGCCACCAACGACGCGCTGACCGCCGCCGGCATTGCCCTACCACTACCCGGCCAGGCAACCACCACCATGAATGATCGGCTGGAGAAAGGCATTGCCGCCCAAGTCAAAATCTTTGGCGAACACATGAATGAGGCTTGGAAAGCCGGCACCGTCAACCGCTATTTGGCAGCCAACTGCTTTGGCGATTACTACACCCGCACCGGGTTGGATCTGGCCCAGCGAGAGATGATCACCTTCTGCTTTCTCTCTGCCCAAGGGGGCTGCGAGCCCCAGTTGATTGCCCACGCCAAGGGCAATATGAACATGGGCAACGACGCAGCATTCCTGACCAAAGTGGTGCTCCAGTGTCTGCCCTACATCGGCTATCCTCGCAGCCTAAACGCCATGGGCTGCATTGCGAAGGCCGCCAAACAATAA
- a CDS encoding SMC family ATPase, with product MRPLKLTLSAFGPYAREQVLDFSKLGTGGVYLITGDTGAGKTTIFDGIIFALYGKASGKSREPSTLRSKYAAPETPTFAELTFAYDRAVYTVRRSPEYRRPKTRGEGMTTQHAMAELTCPDGRVITKQTEVDDEITALLGLDHDQFCQIAMLAQGDFLRLLLAKTEDRSRIFQKLFDTGRYACLQEKLRQSALEVKRAYDAGQEKLRQYGEGVRCPEDSMLFAKARALQQGQLPFSESREVLEQLIQLDTTAAAENTRQTAEIQEKMQADRAALTAAERRLKLEQQLQELTRQQAELTPKQAAAADRLKQCAAQAEETKPLTARLALLQAQLPKYDRLTKAQQILAEVQQQAEQQTAAYTAAGDAAEKARAEQTRLEQRRQELQGAAAGLEQAKAACTQARQKVEALTALEQQRAALQTTENTYRRAAADYQAAAAHAQRLEQDYQRQNRAFLDSQAGVLAADLQPGAPCPVCGATEHPHPAILPTQAPTQSQLEATQQAARSAMAKATTASQSAGGAKGQYREQQRAFIAGWQALLGDLPEEPQSVLAEALSQAQTACTVAEANKQAAQAAAEEAAQVEQALPQVTARTTARVRQQTELQLQVQQLQQEVKQQQSRCSELAAELPFATQSAAEEEQRRLTEKRNALEQAHQKAQAAVAELDKQAAALTATLQQTRQQLEACPAADPAALRAQLAQLQTWLHTLTDQGKTLAVRLQTNQTVLDQMRHTAAELEAAEHRYGWIKALADTATGNLTGKEKVTLETYVQMQDLDAVLACANTRFMVMSGGQYELVRRQTAENNRNQSGLDLDVIDHYNGTTRSVKSLSGGESFKASLSLALGLSDRVQSAAGGVRLDAMFVDEGFGSLDEESLHQALHALTDLARSDRLVGIISHVADLRAAIDRQILVTKAPTGGSHATIL from the coding sequence ATGAGACCGCTAAAACTTACTTTGTCCGCCTTTGGTCCTTATGCTCGGGAGCAGGTGCTGGATTTTTCCAAGCTGGGTACCGGCGGCGTGTATTTGATTACCGGCGATACCGGTGCCGGCAAGACCACTATTTTTGACGGCATTATTTTTGCACTGTATGGCAAGGCCAGCGGCAAAAGCCGGGAGCCATCCACCTTGCGCTCCAAGTACGCAGCACCGGAGACTCCCACCTTTGCAGAGTTGACTTTTGCATACGACCGGGCGGTGTACACTGTGCGCCGCAGCCCGGAATACCGGCGGCCCAAGACCCGGGGTGAGGGCATGACTACCCAGCACGCTATGGCGGAGCTGACCTGCCCGGACGGTCGGGTGATTACCAAACAAACGGAAGTGGATGACGAAATCACCGCCTTGCTTGGGCTGGATCACGATCAGTTTTGCCAAATCGCCATGCTGGCGCAAGGGGATTTTTTGCGTTTGCTGCTTGCCAAGACAGAGGATCGCAGCCGCATCTTCCAAAAGCTGTTTGATACCGGGCGGTATGCCTGCTTGCAGGAGAAGCTGCGACAGTCTGCTTTGGAGGTAAAGCGCGCCTATGACGCCGGGCAGGAAAAATTGCGCCAATACGGCGAAGGGGTGCGCTGCCCGGAGGACTCTATGCTGTTTGCCAAAGCCCGGGCGCTGCAACAAGGTCAGCTGCCCTTTTCTGAAAGCCGAGAGGTGTTGGAACAGCTGATTCAGTTAGACACGACTGCCGCTGCGGAGAACACCCGCCAAACGGCAGAAATACAAGAGAAAATGCAAGCTGACCGGGCAGCATTGACAGCTGCGGAGCGCCGTTTAAAACTGGAACAACAGCTGCAAGAGCTGACCCGGCAGCAGGCGGAATTGACTCCCAAGCAAGCGGCGGCAGCGGATAGATTGAAACAGTGCGCCGCACAGGCAGAGGAGACGAAACCGCTTACTGCCCGCCTGGCTTTGCTGCAAGCCCAGCTGCCCAAGTACGACCGGCTGACCAAAGCACAGCAGATCTTGGCAGAGGTGCAGCAGCAGGCAGAGCAGCAAACAGCGGCATACACAGCAGCCGGTGACGCTGCGGAAAAAGCCCGCGCGGAACAAACCCGTTTGGAACAGCGGCGGCAGGAACTGCAAGGGGCGGCCGCCGGGTTGGAGCAGGCCAAGGCTGCCTGTACACAGGCCCGGCAAAAGGTAGAGGCGTTGACTGCTTTAGAACAGCAGCGGGCTGCGCTGCAAACTACGGAAAATACTTATCGCCGTGCTGCTGCCGATTACCAGGCTGCGGCAGCGCACGCCCAGCGATTGGAGCAGGATTATCAGCGCCAGAACCGGGCTTTTCTGGACAGCCAAGCCGGGGTGTTGGCGGCAGATTTACAGCCGGGTGCACCTTGCCCGGTGTGCGGCGCCACGGAACACCCTCATCCGGCGATTTTGCCCACGCAGGCGCCTACACAGTCGCAGTTGGAGGCAACCCAGCAGGCGGCCCGATCCGCTATGGCAAAGGCCACGACTGCCAGCCAGTCCGCCGGTGGCGCAAAGGGACAGTACCGAGAACAGCAGCGGGCGTTTATTGCCGGGTGGCAAGCGCTACTTGGTGATTTGCCGGAGGAGCCGCAATCGGTTTTGGCAGAAGCGCTGTCACAGGCACAGACGGCTTGTACCGTGGCGGAAGCGAATAAGCAGGCCGCCCAGGCAGCCGCAGAAGAAGCGGCGCAGGTGGAGCAGGCTTTGCCGCAAGTCACCGCGCGCACCACAGCGCGTGTCCGGCAGCAAACGGAATTGCAATTGCAGGTGCAGCAGCTGCAACAAGAGGTCAAGCAGCAGCAAAGTCGGTGTAGCGAATTGGCGGCAGAATTGCCTTTTGCTACCCAGTCAGCTGCGGAAGAGGAACAGCGTCGTTTAACGGAGAAACGAAATGCCTTAGAACAGGCACACCAAAAGGCGCAAGCTGCCGTGGCAGAGCTGGACAAGCAGGCGGCGGCCTTGACAGCCACTTTGCAGCAGACCCGGCAGCAGTTGGAGGCTTGCCCGGCAGCGGACCCGGCGGCATTGCGCGCCCAGCTGGCGCAGTTGCAGACCTGGCTGCATACGCTGACCGATCAAGGCAAGACACTGGCTGTGCGGCTCCAGACCAATCAAACGGTGCTGGATCAAATGCGGCACACGGCGGCCGAACTGGAGGCGGCGGAGCACCGCTACGGCTGGATAAAAGCCTTGGCAGATACTGCCACCGGCAACTTGACCGGTAAAGAAAAGGTCACCTTGGAGACCTATGTGCAAATGCAGGACTTGGACGCGGTGCTGGCCTGTGCCAACACCCGCTTTATGGTTATGTCTGGCGGACAGTACGAGCTGGTGCGCCGCCAAACGGCAGAGAACAATCGCAACCAGTCCGGACTGGATCTGGATGTGATCGACCATTATAACGGCACCACCCGCAGTGTAAAGAGTTTGTCCGGCGGCGAGTCCTTTAAGGCCTCTTTGTCGCTGGCGCTGGGGCTGTCGGATCGAGTACAGAGCGCCGCCGGCGGCGTGCGGCTGGACGCGATGTTTGTGGACGAGGGCTTCGGCTCTCTGGACGAGGAGTCCCTCCACCAGGCACTGCACGCCCTGACGGATCTGGCTCGCAGCGACCGGTTGGTGGGAATCATCTCCCATGTGGCGGACCTGCGCGCGGCCATCGACCGGCAGATTTTGGTCACCAAGGCTCCCACCGGCGGCAGCCACGCCACCATCCTATAA
- a CDS encoding exonuclease SbcCD subunit D has protein sequence MKFLHLSDLHLGKRVHGFSMLEDQAYILQQIIDCIAAEQPDGVLICGDIYDKAVPSAEAVALCDDFFYHLAQRKVPVFAISGNHDSPERLAFGSRLMDGSGVHFSPVYDGGVQPFVLTDKWGEVGIYMLPFVKPAHVRRYFPEAEIDSYTDALSAAVSAMQVDTSRRNVLLTHQFVTGAATSDSEELSVGGTDNVDGSVFDPFDYVALGHIHRPQNMGSPRLRYCGSPLKYSFSEAGHQKSVTVVELGAKGDLQVRTVPLSPRRDLTQLRGSYMELTARDYYTNGDFQQNYLHITLTDEQDVPDAMGRLRSIYPYLMLLDYDNARTRALGQVHDGAATEKQSPFDVFAEFYRRQNGTDLTEEQAAFLRSQMESVWEEKV, from the coding sequence ATGAAGTTTTTGCATTTATCCGATCTGCACCTGGGCAAGCGGGTGCACGGCTTTTCTATGCTGGAGGATCAGGCATATATTCTGCAGCAGATCATTGACTGCATTGCCGCAGAGCAGCCGGACGGTGTGCTGATCTGCGGAGATATTTATGACAAGGCGGTGCCGTCGGCGGAGGCTGTGGCATTGTGCGACGATTTTTTTTATCATTTGGCGCAGCGAAAGGTGCCGGTGTTTGCCATCAGCGGCAACCACGACTCCCCGGAGCGGCTGGCCTTTGGCAGTCGGCTTATGGATGGCAGCGGGGTACACTTTTCGCCGGTTTATGACGGTGGGGTGCAGCCCTTTGTGCTGACGGATAAATGGGGCGAAGTGGGCATTTATATGCTCCCCTTTGTGAAGCCCGCTCATGTGCGCCGCTATTTTCCTGAGGCGGAGATTGACAGCTATACGGACGCACTGTCCGCCGCTGTCAGCGCTATGCAGGTGGATACCTCCCGGCGCAATGTGCTGCTGACGCACCAGTTCGTTACCGGCGCTGCCACCTCGGACTCAGAGGAACTGTCCGTAGGCGGTACGGACAATGTGGACGGCAGCGTGTTTGACCCCTTTGACTATGTGGCGCTGGGGCATATTCATCGCCCCCAGAATATGGGCAGCCCGCGGCTGCGGTACTGCGGCTCCCCACTGAAGTATTCCTTTTCAGAGGCAGGGCACCAAAAAAGCGTGACCGTGGTGGAACTGGGGGCAAAAGGGGACCTGCAAGTGCGCACGGTGCCGCTGTCCCCTCGCAGAGATTTAACGCAGCTGCGGGGTAGCTATATGGAACTGACCGCCCGGGACTATTATACCAACGGAGATTTTCAACAGAATTATCTGCATATTACGCTGACGGATGAGCAGGATGTGCCGGACGCCATGGGTCGCCTGCGCAGTATTTATCCTTACTTAATGCTGCTGGACTACGACAACGCCCGCACCCGTGCCCTGGGGCAGGTGCATGACGGTGCGGCGACGGAAAAGCAGTCGCCGTTTGATGTGTTTGCAGAATTTTACCGCCGCCAAAACGGTACGGATCTGACAGAAGAGCAGGCTGCCTTTTTGCGCAGCCAGATGGAAAGTGTGTGGGAGGAGAAAGTATGA
- a CDS encoding carboxylesterase family protein encodes MQTITRTTPCGALQGLELEDHLEYRGIRYATAARWEYPRPVEHWEGVYDATQFGACCYQHRGFDEDTKVNPFYSKEFRVGCHFTYSEDCQYLNIWAPKDAKDCPVLIYIHGGSFTGGSTDERHISGTAYAKKGVIFVAMNYRLGPYGFCAHPQLKEADGTCGNYGLYDQLEAIRWVRRNIAALGGDPHRVTLLGQSAGAMSVDILISSPLCRDWYRGAIMMSGPGLQRAAARPQSIEKVGKFWDQICQNAGAADMNALRQTDARTLYYAWLDACKSDKLSMLYTFPVFDGKLLTKATFNMRTIPKMPKILGMTNADMIPALVSGLIRRWAHDDKGSPCYAYCFDRDLPGDNYGAWHTADLLYAFGTLQNNWRPFTDTDREISRQMVAAFANFVKCGNPNCNALPRWKAGTAKVMRFGDPSRMAPFPDGRLIKETLHNKGPV; translated from the coding sequence ATGCAAACCATTACCCGCACCACACCCTGCGGTGCACTGCAAGGGCTGGAGCTGGAGGACCACCTGGAGTACCGTGGCATTCGCTACGCCACCGCCGCCCGTTGGGAATATCCCCGGCCGGTAGAGCACTGGGAGGGCGTTTACGACGCCACCCAATTCGGTGCCTGCTGCTACCAGCACCGGGGCTTTGACGAGGATACCAAGGTCAATCCTTTTTACAGTAAAGAATTTCGGGTAGGCTGCCATTTCACTTACAGCGAGGACTGCCAGTACCTGAACATTTGGGCGCCTAAGGACGCCAAGGACTGCCCGGTGCTCATTTACATTCACGGGGGCAGCTTTACCGGCGGCTCCACCGACGAACGCCACATCAGCGGCACCGCTTACGCAAAAAAAGGCGTGATCTTTGTAGCCATGAATTACCGGCTGGGACCCTATGGCTTTTGCGCCCACCCGCAGCTGAAAGAAGCGGACGGCACCTGCGGCAACTACGGGCTATACGACCAGCTGGAGGCGATCCGCTGGGTGCGCCGCAACATTGCAGCCCTGGGCGGCGACCCCCACCGCGTAACGCTGCTGGGGCAGAGCGCCGGGGCGATGAGCGTGGATATTCTCATCTCCTCTCCCCTGTGCCGGGACTGGTACCGAGGCGCCATTATGATGAGCGGACCGGGACTGCAACGGGCAGCCGCACGCCCCCAATCCATTGAAAAGGTGGGTAAATTCTGGGACCAAATCTGCCAAAACGCCGGAGCAGCAGATATGAACGCCCTGCGCCAAACAGATGCCCGCACCCTGTATTACGCCTGGCTGGACGCCTGTAAAAGCGACAAACTCAGTATGCTCTACACCTTCCCTGTGTTTGATGGCAAGCTGCTGACCAAAGCCACATTCAATATGCGCACCATACCCAAAATGCCAAAGATCCTGGGCATGACCAACGCGGATATGATTCCTGCCCTTGTGTCCGGTCTGATCCGCCGCTGGGCTCATGACGACAAGGGCAGCCCCTGCTACGCCTACTGTTTTGACCGGGATCTGCCCGGCGACAACTACGGCGCCTGGCACACGGCAGACCTGCTTTATGCCTTTGGTACACTGCAAAACAACTGGCGACCCTTTACCGATACGGACAGGGAGATCTCTCGTCAAATGGTGGCGGCCTTTGCCAACTTTGTCAAGTGTGGCAATCCCAACTGCAACGCCCTGCCCCGCTGGAAAGCAGGCACCGCCAAGGTCATGCGCTTTGGTGACCCCAGCCGTATGGCGCCCTTCCCGGACGGCCGTCTCATTAAAGAAACACTTCATAACAAAGGACCGGTATAA
- a CDS encoding DUF5110 domain-containing protein, whose product MKFDHNFTQTTATPTGRTYAADGWQAQLDFLSGSCLRVALYRNADDLLPTFNIDPDNASIGPQGRARLSTVGFQPTAPTVTENDSGTAFALPCGVTAELDFHNLLLTYKIGDRVLFADRGPLAYNLDKEFGTGATHYITRERDERIYGLGDKGGSVNKAGRRFRIDTADSMGFDAAMTDPLYKHTPFYICQNSVGCYGIFYDTTAPGEMDLGREINNYYPPFKCYRSAEDCLVYYVFFGSKLEILQQFCRTVGRQPLPPKWSFDYCASTMAYTDAPKSEEKMDAFLAKVRELDLNCSGFYLSSGYTAIGNQRCVFHWNREKFPDPARFIGKFNAAGVHLIPNIKPAFLTSHPMYDDLAAKGLFVKNADGSPYVTQFWDGLGSYLDFTNPEAFAFWHDQVTEKLLQNGMDATWNDNNEFDIQDPTAVAVGFGGKAAPAAHIRPALTYLMVLSSYRAQTEMRPAERPFLSTRSAGIGLRRLAQTWSGDNYTSFHDLRYCHYVGMTLSLSGFYFYGHDLGGFSGEMPSKELLLRWIQHGVFEPRFTIHSWNADGSATMPWSYPEVMDSVHALFDQRKALLPYYYSTAYRSVQEELPLQAPLCLYYDDRQIHPDDPAFLLGRDLLAACVLDQGIEDIEVYLPSGEIWYKDDRCYTGGQTVALHIPATGTVPYFVRGGCVFPLDIGPTGFQKPSRVQFTVYPIADGTFQSRYFDDDGHTYAYRDGHCVDAVFTVACAADTVTVQVENRGDTPFAPNIRLTPADHRQLIIK is encoded by the coding sequence ATGAAATTTGACCACAACTTTACCCAAACCACCGCCACGCCCACCGGGCGCACTTATGCCGCCGACGGCTGGCAGGCGCAGTTGGACTTTCTCTCCGGCAGCTGCCTGCGTGTGGCGCTCTATCGTAACGCAGACGACCTGCTGCCCACCTTTAATATTGACCCGGACAACGCGTCCATCGGCCCCCAGGGCAGAGCGCGACTGAGTACCGTGGGTTTTCAGCCGACAGCGCCCACTGTCACGGAGAACGATAGCGGCACCGCCTTTGCCTTGCCTTGCGGGGTAACGGCAGAGCTGGATTTCCACAATCTGCTGCTCACCTACAAGATCGGCGATCGGGTGCTCTTTGCGGATCGAGGGCCGTTGGCCTATAATTTGGACAAAGAGTTTGGCACCGGCGCCACTCACTACATCACGCGGGAGCGGGATGAGCGGATCTACGGCCTGGGCGATAAGGGCGGCAGCGTGAACAAAGCCGGGCGACGCTTTCGCATAGACACAGCGGACAGCATGGGCTTTGACGCCGCCATGACCGACCCGCTTTACAAGCACACGCCCTTTTACATCTGCCAAAACAGCGTAGGCTGCTACGGCATTTTCTATGACACCACGGCCCCCGGTGAGATGGATCTGGGCCGGGAGATCAACAACTACTACCCGCCGTTTAAGTGTTATCGCTCTGCTGAAGACTGCCTGGTGTACTATGTATTCTTTGGCAGCAAGTTAGAGATCTTGCAGCAGTTTTGCCGCACAGTGGGCCGCCAGCCGCTGCCCCCCAAGTGGAGCTTTGACTACTGCGCCAGTACCATGGCTTATACGGACGCCCCCAAGTCAGAAGAAAAGATGGACGCGTTCCTTGCCAAAGTGCGGGAGCTGGATCTGAATTGCAGCGGGTTTTATCTGTCCTCCGGCTACACCGCCATCGGCAACCAGCGCTGCGTGTTCCACTGGAACAGAGAGAAGTTCCCGGACCCGGCACGGTTTATCGGTAAATTCAACGCCGCCGGAGTGCACCTGATTCCCAACATCAAGCCGGCGTTCCTAACCAGCCACCCGATGTACGATGACCTGGCGGCCAAGGGTCTCTTTGTCAAGAATGCAGACGGCAGCCCCTATGTTACCCAGTTTTGGGACGGCCTGGGCAGTTACCTGGACTTTACGAACCCGGAGGCCTTTGCTTTTTGGCACGATCAGGTGACGGAAAAACTGCTGCAAAACGGCATGGACGCCACTTGGAACGACAATAACGAATTTGACATTCAGGACCCTACCGCCGTGGCTGTGGGCTTTGGCGGCAAGGCGGCCCCGGCTGCCCACATTCGCCCGGCGCTCACCTACTTAATGGTACTCAGTTCTTACCGAGCGCAAACGGAAATGCGCCCGGCAGAACGGCCGTTTCTCTCCACCCGCAGTGCCGGGATCGGTCTGCGACGGTTGGCCCAAACCTGGAGCGGTGACAACTATACATCCTTCCACGATCTGCGCTACTGTCACTATGTAGGCATGACCCTGAGCCTGTCCGGCTTTTACTTTTACGGCCACGATCTGGGCGGTTTTTCCGGGGAAATGCCTTCCAAGGAGCTGCTGCTGCGTTGGATCCAGCACGGTGTATTTGAGCCCCGCTTTACCATTCATTCCTGGAATGCGGACGGCTCCGCCACCATGCCCTGGAGCTATCCGGAGGTGATGGACAGTGTGCATGCCCTGTTTGACCAGCGTAAGGCTCTGCTGCCCTACTATTACAGCACCGCCTACCGCAGCGTACAGGAGGAGCTGCCCTTGCAGGCACCCCTGTGTCTTTATTATGACGACCGGCAAATCCATCCGGACGATCCTGCCTTTTTGCTGGGGCGCGACCTGCTGGCAGCCTGCGTGCTGGATCAAGGCATAGAGGATATAGAAGTCTACTTGCCGTCCGGTGAGATCTGGTACAAGGACGATCGGTGTTACACCGGCGGGCAGACAGTGGCACTGCACATTCCCGCTACCGGCACCGTGCCCTATTTTGTGCGTGGCGGCTGCGTATTCCCTCTGGACATTGGGCCTACCGGGTTCCAAAAGCCCAGTCGGGTGCAGTTCACCGTTTATCCCATTGCCGACGGCACCTTCCAAAGCCGCTACTTTGATGATGACGGCCACACCTATGCCTACCGGGACGGTCACTGCGTGGACGCGGTCTTTACCGTTGCTTGTGCTGCCGATACCGTTACCGTGCAGGTAGAAAATCGGGGCGACACCCCCTTTGCACCGAACATTCGCCTAACCCCGGCAGACCACCGGCAGCTGATTATCAAGTAA
- a CDS encoding MerR family transcriptional regulator, with amino-acid sequence MTIKEVSEKYNISQDTLRYYERVGMIPQVHRTGGGIRDYQEDDLGWVELAICMRSAGLPVEVMIEYVRLYMQGDSTIPDRLQLLLDQKVALEAQMADTQRMLDKLEYKISRYQVAVKTGKLTWD; translated from the coding sequence ATGACCATTAAAGAAGTCAGCGAAAAGTACAACATTTCCCAAGACACCCTGCGCTACTACGAGCGGGTGGGTATGATCCCCCAGGTGCACCGCACAGGCGGCGGCATTCGGGATTATCAAGAAGACGATCTTGGCTGGGTAGAACTGGCCATTTGTATGCGCAGCGCCGGTCTGCCGGTAGAGGTGATGATCGAGTATGTGCGGCTCTATATGCAGGGCGACAGCACCATTCCCGACCGGTTGCAACTGCTGCTGGACCAGAAAGTCGCACTGGAGGCCCAAATGGCAGACACGCAGCGTATGCTGGACAAATTGGAGTACAAGATCTCTCGCTACCAGGTGGCGGTAAAAACCGGCAAGCTCACCTGGGATTAA
- a CDS encoding 1-deoxy-D-xylulose-5-phosphate synthase produces the protein MYLEKINGPADVKALNSPERTVLATEMRTALIQKLSHHGGHCGPNLGLVEATIALHTVFDSPKDRFVFDVSHQTYPHKMLTGRSYGFLDPARYDDITGYSAPQESAHDPFTLGHTSTSVSLACGLAKARDAKGEHHNVVAIIGDGSLSGGEALEGLDLAGEMDSNLIIVVNDNGMSIAENHGGIYKNLKLLRQTGGKAECNLFRAMGLDYVFQPDGNNTDALIETFQQVKDCDHPVVVHIVTEKGKGYAPAETHKENWHWCMPFDPKTGESTVHFEGEDYGDLTARYLLEEMQKDPKVVAITSGTPTVFGFTEDLRKQAGKQFMDVGIAEETAVALASGLAAGGAKPVYGVYSSFLQRTYDQLSQDLCINNNPASLLVFAASVYGMNDVTHLGIFDIPMISNIPNLVYLAPATKEEYFAMLHWSMTQREHPVAIRVPACGVLSDGKTVTKDFGKLNTYEVTQAGSDVAFIGLGSFYPLAQQAAAEYEKRTGVRPTVINPYYITGLDKELLAQLGKTHKTVVTLEDGVLDGGFGQKIAAYYGKTDTKVLCYGLQKEFLDRYDVQSVLEENRLTSAQISDDLQNL, from the coding sequence ATGTATTTGGAAAAGATCAACGGCCCTGCCGATGTAAAAGCCTTAAACAGCCCAGAGCGCACAGTCCTGGCGACAGAAATGCGCACCGCGCTGATTCAAAAACTCAGCCACCACGGCGGCCACTGCGGTCCCAATCTGGGACTGGTGGAGGCCACCATTGCCCTGCACACGGTGTTTGACTCCCCCAAGGACCGGTTTGTCTTTGATGTGTCCCACCAGACCTATCCCCACAAGATGCTTACCGGGCGCAGCTACGGCTTCTTAGACCCGGCCCGGTATGACGATATTACCGGGTACAGCGCGCCCCAGGAGAGCGCCCACGACCCCTTTACGCTGGGCCATACTTCCACCTCCGTCAGCCTGGCCTGCGGCTTGGCAAAGGCCCGGGACGCTAAGGGCGAGCACCACAATGTGGTGGCCATTATCGGCGACGGCTCTCTGTCCGGCGGCGAGGCACTGGAGGGGCTGGACCTGGCCGGTGAGATGGACAGCAATCTGATCATCGTGGTCAACGACAACGGTATGTCCATTGCAGAGAACCACGGCGGCATTTATAAAAATTTGAAGCTGCTGCGCCAAACCGGCGGCAAGGCAGAGTGCAACCTGTTCCGCGCTATGGGGCTTGATTATGTATTCCAGCCGGATGGCAATAACACAGACGCGCTGATTGAGACCTTTCAGCAGGTCAAGGACTGCGACCACCCGGTAGTGGTGCACATTGTCACCGAGAAAGGCAAGGGCTACGCCCCGGCAGAAACCCACAAGGAGAACTGGCACTGGTGTATGCCCTTCGACCCTAAAACCGGCGAGAGCACAGTGCACTTTGAGGGCGAGGACTACGGCGATCTGACCGCCCGGTATCTGCTGGAGGAAATGCAAAAGGACCCCAAAGTGGTGGCCATCACCTCCGGCACCCCCACCGTATTCGGCTTTACCGAGGATCTGCGCAAGCAGGCAGGCAAACAATTCATGGATGTGGGCATTGCCGAGGAGACCGCCGTAGCGCTGGCCAGCGGACTGGCTGCCGGCGGTGCCAAGCCGGTGTATGGCGTGTACAGCTCCTTTTTGCAGCGCACCTATGACCAGCTGAGCCAGGACCTGTGCATCAATAACAACCCGGCCTCTCTGCTGGTGTTCGCCGCCTCTGTGTACGGTATGAACGATGTGACCCACCTGGGCATCTTTGACATTCCCATGATCTCTAACATTCCCAACCTGGTGTACCTGGCCCCCGCCACCAAGGAGGAGTATTTTGCCATGCTGCACTGGAGCATGACGCAACGGGAGCACCCGGTAGCCATTCGCGTACCGGCCTGCGGCGTACTCTCCGACGGCAAGACAGTCACCAAGGACTTTGGCAAGCTGAACACCTATGAAGTGACCCAGGCGGGCAGCGATGTGGCCTTTATCGGCCTGGGCAGCTTTTATCCCCTGGCACAGCAAGCGGCTGCGGAATATGAAAAGCGCACCGGCGTGCGCCCCACGGTGATCAACCCCTACTATATCACCGGGCTGGACAAGGAACTGCTGGCCCAGTTGGGCAAGACCCATAAAACCGTAGTCACCCTGGAGGACGGCGTGCTGGACGGCGGCTTTGGCCAAAAAATCGCAGCCTACTACGGCAAAACAGACACCAAGGTGCTGTGCTACGGCCTGCAAAAAGAATTCCTTGATCGATACGATGTGCAGTCGGTGCTGGAAGAAAACCGCCTGACCTCCGCACAAATTAGCGACGATCTGCAAAACCTGTAA
- a CDS encoding NAD(P)H-dependent oxidoreductase has protein sequence MAITLVVYYSQSRGNTKKIAREIASTLGADLAAIDTVQPYNCSYDELVYGLSKTETQNKVCPPIKPLDKDPAYYDRIVLGTPTWWYTMAPAVRTFLTETDLTGKELVLFATHGGWPGHALADMKACAKGAKVIAQTDVQFDSTGGDRQETPMPAVTAWAEKLK, from the coding sequence ATGGCAATAACATTGGTGGTCTATTATTCCCAATCCCGGGGCAATACCAAGAAGATCGCCCGGGAGATCGCGTCCACCCTGGGTGCAGACCTGGCGGCCATTGACACGGTGCAGCCCTACAACTGCTCTTATGACGAGTTGGTGTACGGTCTGTCCAAGACAGAGACGCAAAACAAGGTCTGCCCGCCCATCAAGCCCCTGGACAAGGACCCGGCATACTATGACCGCATTGTGCTGGGCACCCCCACCTGGTGGTACACCATGGCCCCGGCTGTGCGCACTTTCTTAACAGAAACGGATCTGACCGGCAAAGAGTTGGTCCTGTTTGCCACCCACGGCGGCTGGCCCGGCCATGCGCTGGCGGACATGAAAGCCTGCGCCAAGGGCGCAAAAGTCATAGCCCAAACGGATGTGCAGTTCGACTCCACCGGCGGCGACCGCCAAGAGACCCCCATGCCCGCCGTCACCGCCTGGGCAGAAAAGCTGAAATAA